The window TCTTCTACCTCACCACCATATCCCCACCTTTTGATACCCATTTCTTGGAATATACATAGCTCCGCTTCCCCCTCTTCCACATTGTGCTTCGAAGCTTATTACCCATTCTGATGATACTGAAGCTGTTGTTAAGGCACGGCTACGTGTATACAATGCAACGAGTTTGTCTGTGGATGGCTTCTACCGCAGTTGGGGAAAGTTTGCTAGAGTTTGATCTTCCTGAAGGAATCCCAGAATCCTGGTCAAAGTTGCTTCAAGCTTTGAATCTAGATTATCATGAGAACAAACAGTCTGCTGCAGCACTTCAAGTTAGACTTGTGAAACTGCAGGAAGAAAATTTGTCGGCTATGAATACAGATCCATGGTACTCAGCTTACCACTATTCACATCCTCCACTTGTTGAAAGATTGGCTGCAATGGTCTGTGCACAGTTCAGGATGAGATCGATAGGTATCTGAAGCTCGTGCCATTGATTTCGATGGTTCACGACCATCAGATTCAGAACTTGAAGGAAGGTTTGCAGGCCATTGATGCAGACCATGGAGAATACACTCTTGATAGTGAGGATATGATGGCCCAGAATGTTATTCTGAAACGAGATCGTACAAAGAAGGATGCAGACGTATTGGAGAAGTCACTGTCTCGTCGGTATCCTGATTTGAGATTCCATGGGGCTCTCcaagaagagaaagagaagctGCAGATTGAGCTACACCGTTCACAAGTGGACAATGACCCTAAGCAGTGCCTTGTAATTGAACATCTTATTGAAGTCACTAAAAGTGTTGTTAATGTTCCAGGTGAAGAGCTTGTTGATACACATGCTTACATAGGATCTGGGCATTAAGCCAATGCTAAATCTTGCCATGGGGCCCATGGTGCACAACCTGAAGATCAAGACGAACCAGAGAAGCATCGGTCTCACTCTTTAGTGAGTACATAAAGAGAGGTATTGAACCTGATGGCATATGGGAGATGTACAAAAAGGTCTATGCCTCTATACGAGCTAATCCCACCCCAAAGAAATCTGAGAAGGAGCCTCCAAAGGTGCATAAGAAGCACCCAGTTACGGAAACTTATGACTGCTTACTGTGATCGACAGTCAGTGGAGTTAAACTCCATTGCATTCTTATTTGATGGTCGCCAACTCCGTGGAGAGCAGCCTCCTGATGAGCTTGAAATGAAGGATGGTGATGAAATAGATGCAGTGCTGCACCAAACTGGAGGGGTTGCATGGATGTTTTGAATTCACCACCTTCTGCAAACTCACTTGGACGATGGTTTGAAGAGTCTGCTAGAATAGCCATAATTCATACCCACTACCACTGGCGTCTATTATTTCCCTAGCCGTATCATTACACCTATGTCCTTTAAACCTTCATCTGTCAATACCTATTTCTTACCCATTTCTTACCCGTATACATAGGAATGACACCACTGTTCGCTCTTCATGCCCCTGATATCCATCACCAACCTTATTTGTTATCTTTCGTATCATTTCCATCACTACCCAACCTTCATCATCTCCCAAACCTGAAACCCTCAGTCGAAACACCTCAAACCATTTCCTTCAGCTTTGGTTAACTCCTTTCTCAGAGGAGACTGTTTTCAAAATCTCAAGTGGGAAGACCCAATTCTAGAAGCTTCAGGAGTCAGGCCTATCCCAGCATCCTTGCATTGCTCTTCGCAGACTTGTTCCGGGAAGTGTAAAAGATGAGCTTATAAAAACATCAAGGAGGTTGCAAGTATGTTCAGGACCCAAAAACTCAAGACTAGGCTCTCAAAGGTCTACGTCCATTCCTTTCTTGGATTCAGGGAAATAATTATACTGCACAAGAAGTTTGTGTGATCTTGAGTGAATTGAAGCACAAAATTGAGGAGAATAATCTGTCTGAACAAAGTTATGGGGTTCCTGAGGTGTCGTTGCCAACATTGCAGCTGATTCTGAAACTGAGGATATTGGTTTGTCGTTTGGAATCACCAATAAGCAGCAGTCTAAACCAATAGCCGACATCTTGTTGGTGAGAGATGGAGATTCTGCTAGGCTGTGACTCAATGGCTTCAATTCTAGAAGAAGCGTCAATTGGATCCTCTGGTGGAGGTTCAGTTTCCTCACGCTGCGCCGGAACAAACCCAGAATCTTTTATGAGCTTAGAGGAGGCTTATTAGCCAAGCCCAGTTTCCGTTTTGGAATTATCATTCAAAGGAGAGATTTCATCTGACTCTGAATGCCTTGAGAGTGTCAATGCTGGCAACCATGGTTTACAGATGCAGcttcagtttctcaaatcagaGTTCCTAAAGGCATACTCTAAAGAGCCTGGAACGATCATCTTTGGGCTGCATATCACCTCCTGTCTTCTCATctctgtttttgaaaaacaattgcTCCAAATCACATTTTGCAAATATCTTCTCAAATTTAGcttttcaaataattccaaCTCTCTCGTTTTTCATCTTTAGGGTTTTTTGgttccaaaatctcattttcaataaaatgttGCTATCATCTTTCTTTTTGACAAGCAATCTTCACAACTCTTCtgttttgtttaaaaatgtttttttttttaaataagcatgaattaaattccgtaattccgaataatggaatttatggaattaattcatgcaaaaataaacgggttttggtgggggccctacataagtgattttatgattgattgattgattgattgatttgattatcacacACGATTAAttcattctgctctatgacatgcttgagattattctttaattgtgtGCTAACCctctttcttgatagcgcattgattGTTTAACACCAAGGTATGCCCCGTTCTCACTTTGGTCGTTCTTTATTAAGTGTTtcgattctcatatgtgcatgatcgctcTGAGTactcattgatttcctcatcattgccacatcagctacattttattaatagagacccgactttagggacttagaggggtgctacggtctttaccgtaccttcccgataagtaacctgacccccgaccTGATTCGGTTTTTCGCAaatcgccttttccaaaataaggagtcacacttaaggtttttttttctgtttaccctttaaaaaataaaacaaaaataagaagcgacttcaagtcattttcaaataatcaataaaaatcaatttttcgaataaaaatcgagctcgtcatcgagtgggaaacgcatgagccgaaatgcgaaGTCCACACAAACATAACATCGGCATTTTTCATATTactatcaaatattatttttcttaacattttgttttctttccttagtactatcgcaaaaccaaacataacttagcATTTTATTCTTTCCTTATCATCTTTTTGGaattgcataattttttttttttccctttttttcttctattttcttttttcaaattttctcaaaacaAGCTATATATATGCTAAGgcgaaaaattataaataagaccTTCATTTAACTTATCATGctgatataaataatattagccatttatttatgtaataaatACTTTACTTAGAAATTAATTATTCGCTATTCATACtaaaatttttgttcatttataacacttttaaaaggaacaaaatcaataataaaaagaaataaagagcaTTTTATCGACATTCATATTAATtagtaataatgataataataaataaaataacaagacAATGAATTGTTTTCTTGAAACCGGTCAAACTGCTTCTCTAAAACAGACATAGTAACagtataatattaatttttttctagttatatatatacttattatttttttaagtaaattatCTTACcttatatattcaatttattgcTTTTTTTGTATTATAGTCCATTTGAAgactattttaattattatttaaattttggtataaaaatataggaaataaaatttcaaaaatgaaataatttagagaaaaaataaataaatttggagtaAGTTCAATCTATTCTAGCTCTAGCAGGATTTGACTAGTGGTAGCTCAAGTTAaatccaaatttttaaaaatgataaattgtaaAATTCATCATTATACTTTGATTTATATCTCAATCTAacatctatttttctttctaagcaatatcaataataaattatgtctaaatttccatccctccttttaaaattattttaaaattttttgtgaGATACTGATTAAAAAACCTATGTGACAAATATGTTAACTAAAACcacatgaatataaaataaagaaaaacgtGAAATTTTTAACGTGGTTTGTCGATTAATATGATCTTTACGTCTATGAAGTACATCAACACTCAACAAtccattaataaaaagaaaagaatgattgGAATGGTgaagttcttaaaaaaaaatctctcaattACGATTGCGCtttctgaaagaaaaaaaactcaaaaaattgtaataggattaaatatataatgAGCAAAATCGTCATTCACcacataaagaaaatttaaggtTATTGTCTGTTCAACCGAGCTCATTGAGCAACTCGATCTCTTCAAAAGTCCATCGAAGCTCAATCTCCACATCCCAAAGCGTAATAAAACTGATTCAAACTTCATAATATAAAACTTCATAATtcatcaatatatataaaattttggatttatttatttattttatgaaaattttaaataaaatcatttttttataactatataaaatttaaaatttaggaaTTAAATGAAGGCGGGGTATGGTAAACTTTGTTTTgtaattcataataaaataaataaataaatttatgtgaaaattcTATCCAAACCTTTGAGATCTAGTCGTGTCTAATGGTGTCGGCATCCCTTATCGAAACGCGTGACGAGAAATCTAGACAAGCCACATCACCCTACCAAATTTCCACAGCACTGGGACCCACACATGACAAGGAAAACTTAATACCACCGTCTATAAGTGGAACCAGGCAATTGCTAGCATTCTCCACCTCATCATACATGTGGGCACCACCACATTCAAGTCTCtccatttttgtcattttctgcCTCCCACCACGTCATCCGTTCCACGTGAACGACACTTCgtcgacttttttttttctcttcgtCGACTTCGTCATCCGTTCTGTCAATTGGGTCTCCCCGTCAAGTACTTTAaaacccaaaaattaaaaaattgtaaatatttcaAATCTATTCAAatctttttaagttatttttaaaaaaattaatttattattaacttcataacaaataataacaaaaataaaaagagttaattatattttatcctcctatttttctcattttatttaaaaaaaattcttaatttattccTCATCTTAATTTAAGTCACATCTCCTctagaattaatttgaaatttcttcaaaataCCTATTTTTCTATGAGaatgaatatgaataaaaataataaataaataatagaaaaatattcaataagattttgaattattttaaattaaatacatttaatcaaAACCTCAacactataaataaaattaattctttatttttcaaatttattaaattttacatTCCATGTTTTTTCCAACGgcatttattttatacatttaaaaatatgaggTGAAGTCAAGCTAttcaacaaatttgaaaaaactaattattacatttttaaaaaataaaaaattctaaattactttttaaattataataaataatcattCAAATACTAATTATAAGCTTCTAAAACCATCCAACTCATACTTTTCTTCCTCCATACTTTAGTTATCACTTTTTATTACTTTCTCCATCACTCTATCTATTAATAAtctcattttattattaaaattttcaacttttgaATATACTAAACTAATAATATTACTTTACACATGTATCCAACTATACCTATTATTTAATCACTTCAACTTTTACAATTTCTTACGTCTTCAAgtattttttccttataaaaaataaatacttgatattttttaaaatttaaaaaaaataaaaaatcactttttttattttataatatatcaccaacaaacaagtaataataataaaaaaattgattaattaaaaaaatttagaatctGTTTTCAACTTATtctctataaataatttttaaaaataaggtaaaattgaaaataatttttaaagaataaataaaaattattttcaaacatttttttaaaaatatgaacctTATAgtcatgtttttcaaaatttatttttaagttaaaaaaatagtttttaaaaacaagttttacactaatcatataatttaaataatttaaaaatattaaatttaaatattatgtaaaaaaaaaaaaaatccctttacCTTTATTTTCCTTAGGGTGGTAAGAAAGGAAAGAGCCCAAGTCAACTCCACCAAGACAATAGTGGaaagatttcaaaaaaatttagagagagaaattgTTTCATCTTAtctttttattaacttattaacaaaaaaatgagCCGTTGGTGGAGTGACAACTAattgaattataataataaaaactatatgaaACTAAATACATATTCAAAAGCCTAAAGCCCTCAAAGCGGCAAGCAAACGCGGAACATTTCTCGAAACTACGTCGTTTCAGTCCTCCTTTGCTGCTCATCTCGAAAATTCCTTGAGTCATTTTTGGTGATCCCAATGCTTTCTGTGTACAGTCGTTCAGGTGGTGATggattctttttaaaaaaaaaatttggagtaattttttattaatttatggtTTTTTAAGGAAAGggcattggtttttttttttttcatttttattagatCTGTTGTTAGATTGTTGACGCTTGTGTCGGATTCTCTGCGATTGAGATCTGTTTCTTTTCCTCTACAGAATTCAGTTCATatgagaattttgggttttcgGAGGTGGGTAATCTTTGAATTGTTGATTTATGTTGTGTTTGGGTGCTGGGAAAATTGAgggaagaaaggaaaggaaaaggaaagaaaaagaaaagaattattttttaaatttctttttgtttggtgGTGTTGGGGTTGTCGATTCAATTCGGGAGATTCGTTGGGGGAAGGATATGGGTGTGTTGTGTTCCAAGTCGAGAAAGAATATGATGGGTTTGGAGActgaattgattttctttttgtttttcttgcatttcgCAGAAGCCAATCACACCTAAAATGAATGTCTGTAATGGAAGTAAAGTGGTCAATTTGAGTCATTTTACCATCAATCTTGGTGAAACAGTGTTTCTTGTGAACAAAGGGTGAATTTGCTTGCATTGAAAAATACCCATTTGAAATCCCCTGAATTGGGTGTGGATCTGAGCTTCATTCATAAGCTACATACTTGTATTTTCTCGGGAAATGTTTTCTTTATTGCTTGTGTAAGCAGATTCAAAAGTCTTTAGCTTCAATGACATACCAAATGCATTTTATATTATGTGGAGAACATGCCCATTTCTGTATATTAGAATGTTATATATTTAGAATGTCTTTTTGGTAATATTCAAATATACCCTTTACATATATGCATTTGAATTTTAGCAGTATTTTCCTTCATTCAAAGAGTAGAtacttgtgtgtgtgtgtgtgtgtgtgtgtgtgtgtgtgtgtgtgtgtgtgtgtgtgtgtgtgtgaaggATATCCATTACATGTATGCTTGAATGCCCATTTCAATGTACTGAATTTGACCTGGATTAGAGCTTAATTTGCAAACAAGGAACTTCTAGTTTTTGGGTTATTTTTATGGAGTATATTATATATCATACATGTTGGAATTACGAAATAAAGGCTGAGTCCTTTGTCTTGTTTGGTGTAGGTGGAGGTGTTTCTCATTCTTTTACCTGCTCTGGTTCAGCAGTAGTATGAATTGATGTACGATGCAGAGATCACGTAGAGCTCTTCTGCAACGAAGAGCTTTAGAGAAAGCTATCATCGGCCGGAGTCGGTTGTATAAGGTTTCATTGTCTTTGGTCTTTGTGTTGTGGGGCCTTGTCTTTCTTTTGAGCGTATGGATCAGTCATGGTGATGGATACCAAGGTGAGTCTCCATTTGAATTTCCTTTGTGTTAATATTGAATTCTGGAAAATTGTTTGAATATATATACCAATTGAACCCAAGCTTCTCTTTTCTTATAATGTTGTATTGGATGATTTATATAGATTTATACGTTTTGAGTTTCTATGCTGCTTCTAAGTTGTAACAGTATTTAGGCAATCAAATCCAATGCCTCTGCTTAGCATTTTCACATATAAGATTATTGTTACATCTCTCACATTGATCATCACTATGTTGTAGACAAGTTTGATCAGTTCATCAAATTCATAAAACCAGTCAATACTGTGTTTGGATCAGTTTGATAGTGAATAGAAGTACTGCTTGAGTGATTGCTTCTCAATTATGAGGACTAGTTGTTGTGATTCACCAATTAGGCTTAACTATTCTGTAGGCATGATTATGAGAAGAGCTTAACTGTTTCTGAGAAATAggattcaaatttcaaacagaCCTAAATATTGCTCCCAGATGCCACACATAGTAGAAGATTGGATCTAAAGTAGTTTTTTCTGTCAGCTGACATGCTTGAACTAACACAAGGACTCTGTGTTTCGAGAACTTTACATCTTCTGTCTTATTTTTCCATGAAGCTACTGAgcctggctcaagtggcaaGACATTGGAGGGGGGATGTGGAGCTTCCATgtaccaaaaacaaaaaggaaagagcAAGTATctgtcccccccccccccccccaaaaaaaaagaacacaCTCCATGATACATAAAATTGGTCTTGCTTTGGAATTCACCATGTGTACATATCTTCTCTTACTAGCTACTCTATATCTTTTCTTTGGATTTAAGTGAATCTTTGGGCGTTTCTAGAATGcaccatttttaaattttagttttattttaggaagacaatatcttaatttttaagaatttaatatcTGTATGCATTCTTTTCTTACTAGCCACTCTCTGCTCTTTGCATGGTTTTAGATGGATCTGGCATGCCTCTCATTGGCATATCAACTTGGGATGAAGCAAAGCAGGGCCTTAATCTAGGCTCTTGTTCTGTTCATGAACATTCTTTGATAGAAGCCAATTCTGACAATTCTTATGAAGGTTCCAGAAATGATGCTGAAACTAAGGATTTCACCAATGAATTACATAGCAAAGGAAATGTAAAATCTACCTTGCCTGTTGAGGAGGGATCTGAGGTGGAGAAATCCAGTTCAGATGTAAAATCCGAAAAGGATACCCCAAAGAATGACAGGTTATCCCGTGCTGTGCCACCGGGCCTTGATGAATTCAAGAGCAAGGCAATTAGTTATAAAAGTAAATCTGTAACTGGTCAGGCTGGAAACGTCATACATAGAGTAGAGCCTGGGGGTGCAGATTACAATTATGCTTCAGCTTCAAAGGGAGCGAAGGTCTTGGCTTCTAACAAGGAAGCAAAGGGTGCTTCAAATATTTTAGGCAAAGACAAGGACAAGTACCTTAGAAATCCCTGTTCTGCTGAAGAGAAATTTGTCGTTATTGAACTTTCAGAAGAAACCTTGGTGGATACTATTGAAATTGCAAATTTTGAGCATTACTCTTCTAATCCAAAAGATTTTGAGTTGCTGGGCAGTTCGGTTTTTCCAACAGATGAGTGGGTCAAGCTTGGGAATTTTACTGCTGCAAATGTGAAGCATGCTCAGAGGTTTGCTCTTCACGAGCCAAAATGGGTGAGATATCTAAAGTTAAATCTACTGAGCCATCATGGTACAGAATTCTATTGCACACTGAGTGTTGTGGAAGTATATGGA is drawn from Vitis riparia cultivar Riparia Gloire de Montpellier isolate 1030 chromosome 18, EGFV_Vit.rip_1.0, whole genome shotgun sequence and contains these coding sequences:
- the LOC117907868 gene encoding SUN domain-containing protein 4-like isoform X2, whose product is MVMDTKPLSALCMVLDGSGMPLIGISTWDEAKQGLNLGSCSVHEHSLIEANSDNSYEGSRNDAETKDFTNELHSKGNVKSTLPVEEGSEVEKSSSDVKSEKDTPKNDRLSRAVPPGLDEFKSKAISYKSKSVTGQAGNVIHRVEPGGADYNYASASKGAKVLASNKEAKGASNILGKDKDKYLRNPCSAEEKFVVIELSEETLVDTIEIANFEHYSSNPKDFELLGSSVFPTDEWVKLGNFTAANVKHAQRFALHEPKWVRYLKLNLLSHHGTEFYCTLSVVEVYGVDAVERMLEDLISVQDNPFVPEEITAEKKSIPSQPEPTEGNNLYQKPVSETESDPLLDKPEAIKSNMPDPVEEIRHQQVGRMPGDTVLKILMQKVQSLDLSLSVLERYLEDLNSRYGNIFKEFDKEIEEKDVLLENIRSDIRNFLDSKEIITKDVSDLISWKSLVSQQLDNLLKDNALLRAEVQKVQEDQTHMENKGIAVFLICLIFGFWAFARLLVDMMLSVYMAVSVNNRSDKSRNFCGTSSSWVFLLLSCSSIIVILSL
- the LOC117907868 gene encoding SUN domain-containing protein 4-like isoform X1, whose product is MQRSRRALLQRRALEKAIIGRSRLYKVSLSLVFVLWGLVFLLSVWISHGDGYQDGSGMPLIGISTWDEAKQGLNLGSCSVHEHSLIEANSDNSYEGSRNDAETKDFTNELHSKGNVKSTLPVEEGSEVEKSSSDVKSEKDTPKNDRLSRAVPPGLDEFKSKAISYKSKSVTGQAGNVIHRVEPGGADYNYASASKGAKVLASNKEAKGASNILGKDKDKYLRNPCSAEEKFVVIELSEETLVDTIEIANFEHYSSNPKDFELLGSSVFPTDEWVKLGNFTAANVKHAQRFALHEPKWVRYLKLNLLSHHGTEFYCTLSVVEVYGVDAVERMLEDLISVQDNPFVPEEITAEKKSIPSQPEPTEGNNLYQKPVSETESDPLLDKPEAIKSNMPDPVEEIRHQQVGRMPGDTVLKILMQKVQSLDLSLSVLERYLEDLNSRYGNIFKEFDKEIEEKDVLLENIRSDIRNFLDSKEIITKDVSDLISWKSLVSQQLDNLLKDNALLRAEVQKVQEDQTHMENKGIAVFLICLIFGFWAFARLLVDMMLSVYMAVSVNNRSDKSRNFCGTSSSWVFLLLSCSSIIVILSL